The Clostridioides sp. ES-S-0010-02 genome window below encodes:
- a CDS encoding patatin-like phospholipase family protein, with product MKNSNFNILTFDGGGLKGALSISILERIVEEYPSLLNNINMFGGTSTGSLIALGLAYGVSPKEIKTLYSIENSKYIFNKSYAEMLRPKYENKNLKEILLSIFPEDLELKDLSKLVMVPSFYIGNEEHSWRPVFYNNMPNSLNKTSKVVDVAMASSAAPVFFPTYNCHVDGGIIATDPSLACIVYSIDSGLKLNYKNTRLFSIGTGYVYNSIKTDTTEWGAIDWIINKEPDLPIISVTLEGNSQMSQLFSQKLLGDNYYRLNPKMERDVAMDDCDSLEYLISLGENCDIKDAFEWINKKGFYKN from the coding sequence ATGAAAAATTCGAATTTTAATATATTAACATTCGATGGTGGTGGATTAAAGGGAGCATTAAGTATATCCATACTTGAGAGAATAGTAGAGGAGTATCCAAGTTTGTTAAATAACATAAATATGTTTGGAGGAACATCTACAGGAAGTTTGATTGCATTAGGGCTTGCATATGGTGTAAGCCCAAAAGAGATAAAGACTCTCTATTCAATTGAAAATTCAAAGTATATTTTCAACAAAAGTTATGCAGAAATGCTCAGACCAAAGTATGAAAATAAAAATTTAAAGGAAATTTTACTAAGTATATTTCCAGAAGACTTAGAATTGAAAGATTTAAGTAAATTAGTCATGGTACCAAGCTTTTATATAGGTAATGAAGAACATTCATGGAGGCCTGTATTTTATAATAATATGCCAAATTCTCTTAATAAAACTAGTAAAGTTGTGGATGTAGCAATGGCAAGTAGTGCTGCACCAGTATTCTTTCCAACCTATAATTGTCATGTTGATGGTGGTATAATAGCAACTGACCCAAGTTTAGCATGTATAGTTTATTCAATTGACAGTGGACTTAAGCTAAATTATAAAAATACAAGACTTTTTTCTATAGGGACTGGATATGTATATAATAGTATAAAGACAGATACAACTGAATGGGGAGCTATTGACTGGATAATCAATAAGGAGCCAGACTTACCAATTATATCTGTTACACTAGAAGGGAACTCTCAAATGAGTCAACTATTTTCTCAAAAACTTCTTGGAGATAATTACTATAGGTTAAATCCTAAAATGGAGAGAGATGTAGCTATGGATGATTGTGATTCACTAGAATATTTAATATCTCTAGGTGAAAACTGTGATATAAAAGATGCATTTGAATGGATAAATAAAAAAGGTTTTTATAAAAATTAG
- the msrA gene encoding peptide-methionine (S)-S-oxide reductase MsrA: protein MIKLATFAGGCFWCMVKPFDKYDGVIKVVSGYTSGHVENPTYQEVCSGTTGHVEAIQITYDDNIISYDELLNIFWKQINPTDDGGQFGDRGTQYKTAIFYHDEEQKNTALKSKESLENSKIFDSKIVTEIIPATKFYEAEENHQDYYKKRPLNYNMYYKGSGRYNFVKSYWDGNNVDREALKKTLTPIQFEVTQNDMTEVPFENEYYDNNEEGIYVDIVSGEVLFSSKDKFDAGCGWPSFAKPVIDKSIIERSDFSQGMYRVEVRSAKGNSHLGHVFDDGPKELGGLRYCINSASLKFIPKKDMEELGYGEYLELFK, encoded by the coding sequence ATGATAAAACTTGCTACTTTTGCAGGTGGGTGTTTTTGGTGTATGGTAAAACCTTTTGATAAATATGATGGAGTTATAAAAGTAGTTTCTGGATATACATCTGGTCATGTTGAAAATCCTACATATCAAGAAGTATGTTCAGGAACAACTGGCCATGTTGAAGCTATTCAAATAACTTATGATGATAATATAATAAGTTATGATGAACTTTTAAATATATTTTGGAAACAAATTAATCCTACGGATGATGGTGGACAATTTGGTGATAGAGGAACTCAATATAAAACTGCTATATTTTATCATGATGAAGAGCAAAAAAATACAGCTTTGAAGTCAAAAGAAAGCTTAGAAAATAGTAAAATATTTGATAGTAAAATAGTTACTGAAATAATTCCAGCAACTAAATTTTACGAAGCAGAAGAAAATCATCAAGATTATTATAAAAAAAGACCATTAAATTATAATATGTATTATAAAGGTTCAGGAAGATATAATTTTGTAAAAAGTTATTGGGATGGAAATAATGTAGATAGGGAAGCGTTAAAAAAGACTTTAACTCCTATTCAATTTGAAGTTACTCAAAATGACATGACAGAAGTACCTTTTGAAAATGAATATTATGATAATAATGAAGAAGGTATCTATGTGGATATAGTAAGTGGAGAGGTTTTATTTTCTTCAAAGGATAAATTTGATGCAGGATGTGGATGGCCTAGCTTTGCAAAGCCAGTTATAGATAAGTCTATAATTGAAAGAAGTGATTTTTCACAAGGCATGTATAGGGTTGAAGTAAGAAGTGCTAAAGGAAATTCTCATCTAGGTCATGTTTTTGATGATGGGCCAAAGGAACTTGGAGGTTTAAGGTATTGTATAAATTCTGCTTCTCTTAAGTTTATACCTAAAAAAGACATGGAAGAATTAGGATATGGAGAATATTTAGAGCTTTTTAAATAA
- a CDS encoding helix-turn-helix domain-containing protein, whose protein sequence is MNLKDFNGKRLKSARVFRAKTLEQLSKETKINKKDLQAFEENKYVPNIENALKLSNILNFPKEYFYKNESINVIVEDSHFNPQSKLPRVEEISYREKIIIIHKIYSFMESYIKFPKENLPNRKLIKDVNINDIESLANKTRELWNLNNNPIVNMVSLLEANGIIISGMNVDRKGATVFTQKQRIGKETKYLISLGNDKKSASIRNYDLAYELGYIISSQLGIPNKQFLADEYACAFLLPRETFLEDLVYPEDLDYYVELKQKWIVPISVMIFRAYNLGEISYKKYNYLMSEMDKRGWLIEEPLDKMKGVSPVYLKKAVELLIENKIMNTDNIVSNLGDIGISLYPEDLELLMGLKNGLLSQNTKKKSKVIKFDGKR, encoded by the coding sequence ATGAATTTAAAAGACTTTAATGGAAAAAGATTAAAATCAGCTAGAGTTTTTAGAGCTAAAACTCTAGAGCAGTTATCTAAAGAAACTAAAATAAATAAAAAAGATTTACAAGCTTTTGAAGAAAATAAGTATGTTCCAAATATTGAAAATGCATTAAAATTATCAAATATATTAAACTTCCCAAAAGAGTATTTTTATAAAAACGAAAGTATAAATGTTATTGTGGAAGATAGTCATTTTAATCCTCAATCTAAACTTCCTAGAGTGGAGGAAATTTCTTATAGAGAAAAAATAATAATCATTCATAAAATATACTCGTTTATGGAAAGTTATATAAAATTTCCAAAAGAAAACTTACCAAATAGAAAACTAATTAAGGATGTTAATATAAATGATATAGAAAGTCTTGCTAATAAGACTAGAGAACTTTGGAATTTAAACAACAATCCAATAGTAAATATGGTAAGTTTATTAGAGGCTAATGGGATTATAATATCAGGAATGAATGTAGATAGAAAAGGAGCAACCGTATTTACTCAAAAACAGAGAATAGGTAAAGAAACTAAATATCTAATATCTCTTGGGAATGATAAAAAATCAGCATCAATTAGAAACTATGATTTAGCCTATGAGCTTGGATATATAATATCAAGTCAATTGGGAATACCAAATAAGCAATTCTTAGCAGATGAATATGCCTGTGCATTTTTGCTTCCAAGAGAGACTTTTTTAGAAGACTTGGTTTATCCAGAAGACCTAGATTATTATGTAGAACTAAAGCAAAAATGGATTGTACCTATATCTGTTATGATTTTTAGAGCATACAATTTAGGTGAGATAAGCTATAAAAAGTATAATTATCTTATGAGCGAAATGGATAAACGAGGATGGTTAATAGAAGAACCATTAGATAAAATGAAGGGTGTAAGTCCAGTATATTTAAAAAAAGCAGTCGAATTACTGATAGAAAACAAAATAATGAACACAGACAATATAGTATCAAATTTAGGAGATATAGGAATAAGTCTTTATCCAGAAGACCTAGAATTATTGATGGGATTGAAAAATGGACTCCTATCTCAAAATACAAAGAAAAAAAGTAAAGTTATAAAATTTGATGGGAAAAGATAA
- a CDS encoding L-lactate dehydrogenase produces the protein MSIKPRKVSIIGTGHVGSHCGFSLITQGVCDELLMIDIDENKAKAQALDLSDAVSYLKHATKIKSGTLDDCKDSDIVVISAGPLPEKNQTRLDTLESTVNIVKTIVKPIVDSGFDGIFIVISNPVDIISDYIWKVSGFSKNKVLGTGTALDSSRLRRLLSEETNLPQQSIQAYSMGEHGDSQMVPWSHVSIGGKPLFDIMKENPNTYGKLNLDELTEKTARAGWDVLYGKGSTEFGIGTALTEIVKTIFHNERKILPVSTLLDGQYGQKDVFAGVPAIIGINGVESIVEINLTDDEQKKFNKSCTILKEYIKIAKDI, from the coding sequence TTGTCAATAAAACCAAGAAAAGTATCAATAATAGGAACTGGTCATGTCGGTTCACATTGTGGATTTAGTTTAATAACTCAAGGTGTTTGTGATGAACTACTGATGATTGATATAGATGAAAATAAAGCAAAGGCTCAAGCTTTAGATTTATCAGATGCAGTTTCTTATCTTAAACATGCTACAAAAATAAAAAGTGGAACACTTGATGATTGTAAAGATTCTGATATTGTAGTAATAAGTGCAGGTCCATTACCTGAAAAAAATCAGACTAGATTGGATACTCTTGAGTCTACAGTCAACATTGTAAAAACAATTGTAAAACCTATTGTTGATTCTGGATTTGATGGTATATTTATTGTAATTTCAAATCCAGTTGATATAATTTCTGATTATATTTGGAAAGTTTCTGGATTTTCTAAAAATAAAGTTTTGGGTACAGGCACTGCACTCGATTCTTCGAGACTTAGAAGGCTTTTATCTGAGGAAACAAATCTTCCTCAACAATCAATACAAGCTTATTCTATGGGTGAACATGGAGATTCTCAGATGGTTCCTTGGTCTCATGTTTCAATTGGTGGTAAACCATTATTTGATATTATGAAAGAAAATCCTAACACTTATGGAAAATTAAACTTAGATGAATTAACTGAAAAAACAGCTAGAGCTGGTTGGGATGTACTTTATGGCAAAGGTTCTACTGAATTTGGTATTGGTACTGCTTTAACAGAAATAGTAAAGACAATTTTTCATAATGAAAGAAAAATCCTTCCTGTTTCTACTTTATTAGATGGTCAGTATGGGCAAAAAGATGTGTTTGCTGGTGTTCCTGCCATAATTGGCATAAATGGAGTTGAGTCTATAGTAGAAATTAATTTAACTGATGATGAACAAAAAAAATTCAATAAATCATGTACTATTTTAAAAGAATACATTAAAATTGCTAAGGATATTTAG
- a CDS encoding L-lactate dehydrogenase, which translates to MPIKPRKISIVGSGHVGSHCGFSLITQGVCDELFMIDIDEAKAKAQALDLADAVSYLPHKVHIEKGTFNDCKDSDIVVISVADSSEGPLRRQNTTRLDLLKPTIGMIKSIVKPIIDSGFDGIFIVISNPVDVVTNYIWEKSGFPKNRVIGTGTALDSTRLRRLLSEETGIAQQSIQAYSMGEHGDSQIVPWSHVSIGGKPILDMMKDNPDTYGKLDLPSIVEKNKKTGIGIINGKDCTEFGIGTALVEIVKAILHNEKKILPVSTLLEGQYNEENVFAGVPCIIGKSGIEGIVEINLTNDEQEGFSKSCSVLRDHIALSKTI; encoded by the coding sequence ATGCCAATAAAACCAAGAAAAATATCTATTGTAGGTTCAGGTCATGTTGGTTCACACTGTGGATTTAGTTTGATAACTCAAGGAGTTTGTGATGAACTCTTTATGATTGATATTGATGAAGCTAAAGCAAAGGCTCAAGCTTTAGATTTAGCTGATGCGGTTTCCTATCTTCCACATAAAGTACATATAGAAAAAGGAACTTTTAATGATTGTAAGGATTCTGATATTGTAGTGATAAGTGTTGCAGATTCTTCAGAAGGTCCTTTACGCAGACAAAACACAACTAGGTTAGACTTACTAAAACCAACTATTGGGATGATAAAATCTATAGTAAAACCTATAATTGATTCTGGATTTGATGGTATATTTATCGTTATTTCTAATCCAGTTGATGTAGTTACAAATTATATCTGGGAAAAGTCTGGTTTCCCTAAAAACAGAGTTATTGGAACTGGAACAGCTTTAGACTCAACAAGACTTAGAAGACTCTTATCTGAAGAAACTGGAATCGCTCAACAATCAATACAGGCTTACTCAATGGGTGAACATGGAGATTCTCAAATAGTTCCTTGGTCTCATGTTTCAATTGGTGGCAAACCAATTTTAGATATGATGAAGGATAATCCAGATACTTATGGCAAATTAGACTTACCATCAATAGTTGAAAAAAACAAGAAAACAGGTATAGGCATAATAAATGGCAAAGATTGCACAGAGTTTGGAATAGGAACTGCTTTAGTAGAAATTGTAAAGGCTATACTACATAATGAGAAAAAGATTTTACCAGTCTCTACATTATTAGAAGGTCAATACAATGAAGAAAATGTATTTGCAGGTGTTCCTTGTATTATAGGAAAAAGTGGGATTGAGGGAATTGTTGAAATCAATTTAACTAATGATGAGCAAGAAGGATTTAGTAAATCTTGTTCTGTTTTAAGAGACCATATTGCACTTTCAAAGACTATTTAG
- a CDS encoding alanyl-tRNA editing protein AlaX-L: MEKLYYTNQYIRDFTAEIIEIREIENKFHVLLDKTAFFPGGGGQFGDLGKIDNYEVISVYEEDKKVYHILDKKPIKIHKVKCSIDWDRREDGMHQHFGQHVLSGCFFKTFNANTTGFHLGNEYSTVDIEGNLDEEKIREIELLANEIIHQNIQVETLLPTKRELKKIWLRRALPNTNEEIRVVKIGDLDTNACCGVHPTSTSELRMIKIKKWEKHKSSTRIEFLAGKRAVDEVLKRDIYLTKICRYLSCSEEDAINGIVNLNEKVEDSLSKKRKLEEIVAKYQVKEMVENANKIGNISVVKKIYDEEDLKYVNKIANKITEDENKIALLAVRFEEKINLIFACSKNLKAVNMGSLLKDAISLIDGKGGGSQVLAQGGGKNNGNLESTFDYAFMKLEKFL; this comes from the coding sequence ATGGAAAAGTTATACTATACAAATCAGTATATAAGAGATTTTACAGCAGAAATAATTGAGATAAGAGAAATAGAAAATAAGTTTCATGTTTTGTTGGATAAAACAGCGTTTTTCCCTGGTGGAGGAGGACAATTTGGAGATTTAGGAAAAATAGATAATTATGAAGTAATAAGTGTATATGAAGAAGATAAAAAAGTATATCATATATTAGATAAAAAACCAATAAAGATACATAAGGTAAAGTGTAGTATTGATTGGGATAGAAGAGAAGATGGTATGCATCAACATTTTGGACAACATGTACTCTCAGGATGTTTTTTTAAGACTTTTAATGCAAATACAACGGGTTTTCATTTAGGTAATGAGTACAGCACAGTGGATATAGAGGGTAATTTAGATGAAGAAAAAATTAGAGAGATAGAGTTGCTTGCCAATGAAATTATTCATCAGAATATACAAGTAGAAACATTACTTCCAACTAAAAGAGAATTAAAAAAAATTTGGTTAAGACGTGCTTTACCAAACACAAATGAAGAAATAAGGGTAGTAAAAATAGGTGACTTAGATACAAATGCGTGTTGTGGAGTACATCCAACATCAACAAGTGAGCTTAGAATGATAAAAATAAAGAAATGGGAGAAGCATAAGTCTAGTACAAGAATAGAGTTTTTGGCTGGTAAAAGAGCTGTAGATGAAGTATTAAAAAGGGATATATATTTAACTAAAATCTGTAGATATTTAAGTTGTAGTGAAGAAGATGCTATAAATGGAATTGTAAATTTAAATGAGAAAGTGGAAGATTCTCTAAGTAAAAAAAGAAAACTTGAAGAAATAGTAGCTAAGTATCAAGTTAAAGAAATGGTTGAAAATGCAAATAAGATTGGAAATATTTCAGTTGTTAAAAAAATTTATGATGAAGAAGATTTAAAATATGTAAATAAAATTGCAAATAAAATTACAGAAGATGAAAATAAAATTGCATTATTAGCTGTTAGATTTGAAGAAAAAATAAACTTGATTTTTGCATGTTCTAAAAATTTGAAGGCTGTTAATATGGGAAGTTTATTGAAGGATGCAATAAGTCTTATAGATGGTAAAGGTGGAGGAAGTCAGGTTTTAGCTCAAGGTGGGGGAAAAAATAATGGTAACTTAGAATCTACCTTCGATTATGCATTTATGAAACTAGAAAAATTTTTATAA
- a CDS encoding GNAT family N-acetyltransferase, giving the protein MEQKDYIELYENEELIEIREARLDDLDIIARFNYNLAKETEGKELDMDVLTKGVRALLLDERKGKYYVYTVFDKVVAQIMYTYEWSDWRNGNFLWIQSVYVEKEYRRKNIFNYLFNHIKNMCDRDENIVGMRLYVEKENINAKATYESLNMYECDYNMYEYEVINQ; this is encoded by the coding sequence ATGGAACAAAAGGACTATATAGAATTATATGAAAATGAAGAACTGATAGAGATAAGAGAAGCCCGTTTAGATGATTTGGATATAATAGCGAGATTTAATTATAATTTAGCTAAAGAAACAGAAGGAAAAGAACTTGACATGGATGTTTTAACTAAAGGTGTAAGGGCGCTGTTATTAGATGAAAGAAAAGGAAAATACTATGTATATACAGTATTTGATAAGGTTGTTGCACAGATTATGTATACATATGAGTGGAGTGATTGGAGAAATGGAAACTTTCTTTGGATTCAGAGTGTATATGTAGAGAAAGAGTATAGAAGAAAGAACATCTTTAATTATTTATTTAATCATATAAAAAATATGTGTGATAGAGATGAAAATATTGTTGGCATGAGATTATATGTAGAAAAAGAAAACATAAATGCAAAAGCAACATATGAGTCTTTAAATATGTATGAATGTGATTATAATATGTATGAATATGAAGTAATAAACCAGTAA
- a CDS encoding VanZ family protein yields the protein MCRTSEKLLLSIIYIIFFVYVLITIRIILFKDVPIYAIFKGGFRSVNLIPFYTVWEFMTDSNISLIRAIANIIGNIGIFIPMGIFLPVVLKKLDKKTIIIIISLISLGFELIQYILAIGSSDIDDVLLNSLGGILGIIIYTKVTKLFPNNIKKFQAIISTSIVLGVIGLGVIVTNYQSLLTFKLKPDKQVSRILVEENKEIIKDIDKNEGDIIGSFESFKNGVLTIKAACNNNIKSPDNLMDKNGNIKVYLSKNTKLISFVITEGENKDIIRYEEFDAKNLPLLKKSDTFEIWIDKYNRPKDEHGITAARLLIGLDE from the coding sequence ATGTGTAGAACTTCAGAAAAATTATTATTATCAATTATATACATAATATTTTTTGTATATGTTCTAATAACTATAAGGATAATTTTATTTAAAGATGTACCAATTTATGCCATTTTCAAGGGTGGATTTAGGTCTGTCAACTTAATTCCATTCTATACAGTATGGGAATTTATGACAGATAGTAACATTAGTCTTATAAGAGCTATTGCAAATATCATAGGTAATATTGGTATATTTATTCCAATGGGAATTTTTCTTCCTGTAGTATTAAAAAAATTAGATAAAAAAACTATAATTATAATAATTTCTCTTATTAGTTTAGGATTTGAATTAATACAATATATTTTGGCTATTGGAAGCAGTGACATAGATGATGTGCTTCTAAATTCATTAGGTGGGATACTTGGTATTATTATTTATACAAAGGTGACCAAATTATTTCCTAATAACATTAAAAAATTCCAAGCCATAATAAGTACAAGCATAGTTTTGGGAGTAATAGGATTAGGTGTCATTGTTACAAATTACCAAAGCTTGTTAACTTTTAAACTCAAGCCAGATAAACAAGTTTCAAGAATATTAGTTGAAGAAAATAAGGAAATAATTAAAGATATAGATAAAAATGAGGGAGATATAATTGGCTCATTTGAAAGCTTTAAAAATGGTGTATTAACTATTAAGGCAGCTTGTAATAATAATATAAAGAGTCCAGATAATTTAATGGATAAGAATGGTAATATAAAAGTTTATCTAAGTAAAAATACAAAACTAATATCCTTTGTAATCACTGAAGGAGAGAATAAAGATATAATTAGATATGAAGAATTTGATGCTAAAAATTTGCCTCTGTTAAAGAAATCTGATACATTTGAGATTTGGATTGATAAGTATAATCGACCAAAAGATGAACATGGAATTACAGCTGCTAGATTATTAATCGGATTAGATGAATAG
- a CDS encoding putative ABC transporter permease yields the protein MEIIKYILYFFIYSFLGWVVESAGCSIASKRIINRGFLNGPICPVYGFGAVLVISILGRFDNIIILFLIGMILTTILEYFTGFILETLFHAKWWDYSDQKFNVKGRVCLKNAIYFGIMSVVIIKFIHPYIEYIVSTIPYNILISIVVITTLWTIVDLIVTIISLKKLDMKLNLLDEIITDLNGINMKLDKFDRREIQALFKTINSEELEAREKLNRINSKLDRIESNIILQKRIIKAFPDIKHKKQQEQLQYFKEIINDNKR from the coding sequence ATGGAGATAATAAAATATATTTTGTATTTTTTTATATATTCATTTCTAGGATGGGTAGTAGAAAGTGCAGGATGTTCTATAGCAAGCAAAAGGATAATCAATAGAGGTTTTTTAAATGGCCCAATATGTCCTGTTTATGGTTTTGGAGCAGTACTTGTGATATCAATATTAGGCAGGTTTGACAATATAATTATTTTATTTTTGATAGGAATGATTTTGACTACAATACTAGAATATTTTACAGGATTTATTTTAGAAACATTATTCCATGCTAAATGGTGGGATTATTCTGACCAAAAATTTAATGTAAAGGGAAGAGTCTGTTTAAAAAATGCAATATATTTTGGAATAATGTCTGTTGTAATAATAAAATTTATACATCCCTATATAGAATACATTGTGAGTACTATTCCGTATAATATATTAATTTCAATAGTGGTAATTACGACTTTATGGACAATTGTGGATTTAATTGTTACTATCATATCACTTAAAAAATTAGACATGAAGCTCAATTTATTAGATGAAATAATTACAGACCTAAATGGTATAAACATGAAATTAGATAAGTTTGATAGAAGAGAGATACAAGCTTTATTTAAAACAATAAATAGTGAAGAGTTAGAAGCCAGAGAAAAATTAAACAGAATAAACAGTAAATTAGACCGTATAGAATCTAATATTATCTTACAAAAAAGAATTATCAAGGCTTTCCCAGATATAAAACATAAAAAACAACAAGAACAATTACAATATTTTAAAGAAATCATTAATGATAATAAAAGATGA
- a CDS encoding aminotransferase class III-fold pyridoxal phosphate-dependent enzyme, whose protein sequence is MSEITSQMISTEEKKYVAKTQKIPYYPVAFKSGEGAMLYDYEGNEYVDFLASAGSANVGHGNKEISQAVKEQMDDITQYTLAYFHSDPPVKLAEKLVEIAPGDNDKKVLYSATGSACIDAAIKLARGYTGRTKIISMCESYHGSTYGAISISALSTNMRRKMGPLLPEVYHFHYPDKNRTAKECLDEMEYAFAHYLPVEEVAAIFIEPIAGDAGIIVPPVEWIQGLSKICKENGILLISDEIQQGMGRTGKWFGIENFGVEADLIVLGKSVGGGLPLGAVVGRTEIMQSLDAPAHLFTLAGNTTVCVAALKSIEIIERENLLQKSIEMGDYIKAGFEKLKEKYDIIGEIRGLGLSIGVDIVKGKGSTEKHPDATAKICYRCIQTGLIMIFLGQSTLRVQPPLVITKEQVDKAMSIIDSAIDDYLNGRIGDEVYEVTQGW, encoded by the coding sequence ATGAGCGAGATAACTAGTCAAATGATAAGTACAGAAGAAAAAAAATATGTTGCTAAAACTCAAAAAATACCTTATTATCCAGTAGCATTTAAATCAGGTGAAGGTGCAATGCTATATGATTATGAAGGTAATGAGTATGTAGACTTTTTAGCAAGTGCAGGCTCTGCAAATGTAGGTCATGGAAATAAGGAAATCTCACAAGCAGTTAAAGAACAAATGGATGATATCACACAATATACACTTGCATATTTCCATAGTGATCCTCCTGTAAAGTTAGCTGAAAAGCTTGTGGAAATAGCCCCTGGAGATAATGATAAGAAAGTATTATACAGCGCAACAGGCTCTGCTTGTATAGATGCTGCTATAAAATTAGCAAGAGGATATACTGGAAGAACAAAAATAATATCTATGTGTGAATCATATCATGGAAGTACTTATGGAGCTATATCTATATCTGCATTAAGTACAAATATGAGAAGAAAAATGGGTCCATTATTACCAGAAGTTTATCACTTCCATTATCCAGATAAAAATAGAACTGCCAAAGAATGTTTAGATGAAATGGAATATGCTTTTGCACACTACTTACCAGTAGAAGAAGTAGCTGCAATATTTATAGAACCAATTGCAGGAGATGCAGGAATAATAGTGCCTCCAGTAGAATGGATTCAAGGATTAAGTAAAATATGTAAAGAAAATGGAATACTACTTATAAGTGATGAAATACAGCAAGGTATGGGAAGAACAGGTAAATGGTTTGGTATAGAAAATTTTGGTGTTGAAGCAGACCTTATAGTTCTTGGAAAATCTGTTGGTGGAGGATTACCTTTAGGAGCAGTTGTTGGAAGAACAGAAATAATGCAAAGTCTTGATGCACCAGCACATCTATTTACTTTAGCTGGAAATACAACAGTATGTGTAGCTGCTTTAAAATCTATAGAAATAATTGAAAGAGAAAATCTACTTCAAAAGAGTATAGAAATGGGAGATTATATTAAAGCAGGATTTGAAAAACTAAAAGAAAAATACGATATAATTGGAGAAATAAGAGGCTTAGGTTTATCTATAGGAGTTGATATAGTTAAAGGAAAAGGTTCTACTGAAAAACATCCAGATGCTACAGCTAAGATATGCTACAGATGTATACAAACTGGTTTGATAATGATATTCTTAGGACAATCCACTTTAAGAGTACAACCACCTTTAGTAATAACTAAGGAGCAAGTAGATAAAGCAATGAGTATTATAGATTCTGCAATAGATGATTATTTAAATGGTAGAATTGGTGACGAAGTTTATGAAGTAACTCAAGGTTGGTAA